The sequence GGCCGTCTGCGCTACGGGGCTGGCGGCGTTGGCGCGCTGTGCTAGTTTCGGCGCGGTCAGGTCGCGCATGGCACGCAGATCGACCAGCCGGCCAAAGATCATGTAGTTGGGGCGCGTATCGGCGACGAAGCCGACGTTGTCGCCCATCCAGACTTCGAAGACGTGAGGAATTGGTGTCGCCGTGACTGTATCAAAGGCCGTGCCGGGATAGGCTTGCTTGAGCGCGGCGAGCAGTTTATCTTCGGCAGTCCTGGCGTGGACGCCGAGTGTGGCCGCGCAGGCGAGCGTCGCTAGGGCCAGTCTAGTCAGCGTCTTCATTGGAATTTCCTCTATTGCCCTCGGCAAGGCCGATCCGATCCTGCTGGTCCGCGTCGCTGCGCGACATTGGCCGGGCGGGAATGCGCACGCCGCGGGTCAGCACCACATCCACTTTGCGGCCCGCATGCACCTCGATGACTGGAAACGTCTGTTCGGCCAGCCGGATGTAGTAATTGGCCAGGTTGTTGAGCGCGCTCCCCATGCCACTGCCAATGCCGCGGCGGAACTGGTCGCCGGTGCCACCGGTCGTCGTCGACAGGGTGCCAAACGGCGAAGTCGTGAATGAGCTGTTGCCTTGGGCGAAGCCCTGGCCGATACCGCTGACGATGCCTGCACGCAGGCTATTGGCCAGCAATTGGCCCTGTTTGGAGACGAGCGTGCCGCGCAGCCCCAGGTTGCCATCCTCTCCAAAGATGTTGCCCTCGATTTTGACTTCGACCACCGAGCGGTCGTAGCGGATGCAGGAGAGCACGTCGGTGCGCAGGTACGCGCGTTCGGAACTGATGTCGCCATACCCGGAGGCAACCACAAAGCACTCCTTGACGTCCGCGCGGAACTGATTCGGCAAGATGGCCGCAGCTGAAATTTTAATGAGTGCCGGTAGCGGATTGCTTTGGGCCTGGCCGCCCGTCGGCGCATCGATCCCGCCAAGCAGTTCCCCTGGCAGGATGCCGACTGGCAGGAAGTCGTCCAGCGTGTTCGCCGTCTTTCTCCCGTTGGCCCCGATCTCGCCGGTGGATCCAGTACTCCCACTGGTATCTGACTCGGCGCTGAGGGACACGCGGATCATCGGAGCGTGTGTCTCCGGCGGCTCGCTTGGCCGCATTGCGCCGGTGTTGCCACTGGCTACGTCGGTGGCGGGTGGCCCTGGCGGTGCGTTGCCTCCCGGTGGCGTGCCAGGAGGGTACTGCAACGGACCCGGCGCCGATGGCTGGGGAATGGGCGGCGTGATGGGCGCGGGCGGCGCTGGTGGCGGGCTCTGTTCCGCTGTCGCGGCCGTCTTTACTTCCAGATCGGCCAGCCGCTTGAGCAAGGCCGCTTCGACGGCCTTGCGGTCGCTGTTGATTTTGTCCTGCGTTTCCTTGTCGCTGTCATATTGCGCCAGTTTCTTGCCGGCGTTGCCGACCCATTGATCTTCCGGCGAGATCTGGCCCGGCACCATCATGTTGGGACTATCCACGTTGACGGTGGTGCGCTTGTCTGTCGCCTTGGGGAGCTGCTTGGCCGGGCTGCCGGACTCGGAATAGGCCAATACCGCCCACAGGACGCCAATGCAGGCCGTCACGATGCTAACCGCGGCCAGGTACTGCTGCTGCCTGGGCGTCAGCCGTGCCGTGAACGATTTCAATGCTGGCATGATGCGCATGGCTGTTCACTCCTCTGCCCGGATGACGTAGACCCGCGTGCTCTCATTCGGGCGCAAGTTGAGGTTGTCGATGGCGACGGCCAGGACATCGCCATCGTCTCGGTCAAATTCCTGTTCTGCGAGCACCAGTGGCGCGCCGGTGATGTTTTTGAGTGCGTAGGTCTCGCCGATGAGGCCGCGGCCTTCAAACTGTCGGATGAGTTTCATGTCTGCTTCCGCCCACAGCAGGCGCGCTTCGTCACGCTCTTCCATCCGGACGTCATCGGGCACCTGCTCGGAAGCCATGAACATCAGCATCGATTTCAGGGAACGGATGAATGTGGCGGACCTCGCCGGCGCCGGGCCAGTGGCATTGGCTGCCTTGACTTGGCGTCTGGCCGACTTGTCCGATATCACGATGGTGTCCGCAGGCACCTCCGCGCGGTTCAGGCGCAAGGTGTAGGTGGCCGTGGCGGAAGAGACAAACAGGTTGATCGCCTTGGCCGAAGTGCCTACCGGCTGAATATAGATTTCGCCTTTGGCCAGGTCGCAGGCGAGCGTCAGCTGGCCGCCGGGATTGACTGCGGCGCCGGTGCCTGGCGCGACGGGCAGGCTGGCGTCGGCAGGTTTGGGAGCACAGTTGCTGCTCGAGTAGATGTTGCCGACGACGTCGATGATCTTGCCGCCCTCGATGCGGATGCGCGTCGGTTCATGTGCGGCGATGACCGCCTCGATGGTGGCGCCGTCCCTGGCCTCTCTGGTCTGTACGGCCCAGGCGGGCAGCTCAACGAGCCCCAGCAGCAGCCACGCCAGTGGCCGTATCCGGTTTTCCATCGTTCAACTCCTTAAAATCTTTCAAATGCACGCGCGCGCCGCGGAAGACAAAGTCCGCACGGTAGGTCTTGAGGCTGTCGGAGGTATTGGCCCCGTTCACCTGCGTTTTGAGGTAGCCGGTCATCGTGACCGATTGCGTTTCTTCGTCCGGTACCAGCTGCTGCATCTGGAAGTAGGTGCTCGCGTTGAGCTTTTTCAGCCTTGCCGCCTCCAGATCCTGGCGTGTCTTGATGCTGCCGGCGTTCTCCGGCAGGCACCAGCTGAGCAACATGTCCTTCTTCCATTCGATCGACTTCGGCGTGACGTCCAGCATCAGGTAGGCGATATAGCCGGACATCTGCACCAGATAGTCGTTGCTGGCCTTGCCGTCCTCGATCCAAAATGTTTTATTGATCGCCGGCGGCACGATGACGGTGCGTTCGGTGCCGGCGATGCGGACAATGATGGTCAACGCCAGCATCAGGCAGACGGAAAGGATGCCAATGGCCAGGCGCTGGTCGAACACGCGGCGGCGTAGTGCGCCCAGGTCATCCTGATAGGTTTCCAGTTTCACGGTGCTCTCCTTGGTGCTACCCGACCATCTTGCGGATATGTGAGGGCGGGGTTGCGCGCATGGACGTCAGCGGACTGACAGGCAGATACCAGTACGCCCAGTGCAGGACAAAGGCTGGATGCTTGTCTGCTTTTTTGCGGCTGAGCCAGCGCGACACGGCGACGCCGGCGCAGACCGCGAGAAAAAATCCAAGTTTGCTGCTGGCCAGATAGCCGACAAAGACGGAAAGGAGGACGGGAAATGCGACATCAAAGTCCCAGAGGCCTATCTTCCATTGGTCGTCCAGCCGCCGGGGAATATAGGTATCGGCTTGCATGGCGCCCTCCTTTTATCAATGTGCAGCGTAACGGCCGACCGGGTTCAGATCGTGGCGCCCATGATGGAGCCGCCAATGATCAGGCCAACCGCGCCAAAGATCGCCATGCCGATGTAGAACAGCACCGGACTGAAGTTGCGCAGGGCAGTCAGCGAGATCAGGGCGACGACGAAGCCGATGAAGCCGACCAGTGCTTTAACGCCGGGTGCCAGTGCGGCCAATTGCGTCAGTGCTGACGTCAGCGGGCCGGTGATGCCGGTGAACGCGACGAGGTCGATGGCCGTGGCGGGAATCGCGGCGAGTAGACCCAGGGTGATCAGGGTCAGCAGTGCCAGGACCTTGGCTGCGGTGGAGACGCGCAGGCCAAGGGGCCGCTTGCCGTGTTGTCTGAAGGGGAGAACAGTGACGTATTGCAGGGTGTTCATGTGCATTCCAATCGTGAAAATAAGGAAGACTGTCTGTTATAGGACGGCTATCTGGCGCGGCATGGCGGCGCAGGAGGACCGCGGACGCGGCAATGCCACGCGATGCAGTGCTGGCTAGAGGGAGGACGGCCTGAGCGGCATGTTGCCAATGCTGCAGTCAGGTTGATCAGAGGTGCCGTGGTTCTCATCGCTGCGCCTGCCGAGGTGGATCGGCAATGAGACTGAGCTCAACGCGCCGATTGTTCTGGCGGCCGCCTTCGGTCGCATTGGCGGTGGCGTAGCAGCAGGCGCCGCCGCTTTCCACCTCAAACTGAACCGCAGTCACGTGCAGATGGCGGCGCAGATACCGTTCGACCGTGGCCGCGCGCTGGTGGGCGATGGCATCGTTCAATGCCGGTGTACCGGTGTTGTCGGTTCTGCCCGCGATATGCATTCGGCTCCCAGGCTTCACCAGCGTCAGAAATCGCTGGAGAGCGTGTCGGGCCGCACTATCGAGCCGCGAGGAGCCCGGTGCAAAGTACACCGATAGTTCGGCGGCATCGAACAAGCCCGTGTCGCTTTCTGCACCGGTTTCCACCGGCGCTGCAGCAGATGTCTGCGCGGCGTCTGCCGCTATCGTGGTTTGGGCCAACACTCCAAGGCGCGCCTCCTGCCTTGCCAGCGTCTTGGGCGTGCGCGCAGGGCATGCCGGTGCGATGCACAGGCCGTAGAGCGCCTGCGTACCGTAGTGCAGCTGGGCGATGTGCTGCATATGAGGCCCACGCGCGGCGGCCCTGGCAGCCAGGACTGCCGACTGAGGCTGGGTGTGCGGGCTTTCGCAGGAGGCCAGCAGCATGCAGGCGGCGGTGATTTTTGTGGACGCCAGTGCAGCGTGTGTGAGCGCGCGCCTCATGACAAACTCACTGAGACAAGCGCGGCCGGCACCGGCACTACCGGTTCGGAACGCGCGTTGTTGAGGGTGTTGCGCTTGGCAGCTGGTGGGGAGCGGCGTACCGGTGGCGCCTTGGTGTTGGTGAGGAAGCCATATACGCGCCAGGCATACCGTTTGCGTGCTTCCTGGCACGCTGCTGGTGCAAGCTTGACGCATGATGCGTTGTAGGCCCCGATGGCCTCCCAGGTGACATTAAAACGCTGGAATTTCTCGCGCAGTATGCGGGCGCCGGCATGGATGTTCTTGCAGGGGTTGTACAAGTCGTCTTCGCTCAGGCCCAGGTTTTTCAGCATGGTGCTGTTCGTATTGATTCCCATGTAGCCAATGTCGACTGTATGAGTGACATGGAAATGCGTGCGGTTCACGGCACGCGGATTCAGGGACGATTCAGCCTGGGCCACGCTGAACAGCAGTGCGGGAGAGATGCTGTACTGGCGGCCGGCATCGTCCCAGCAGGCATGCGCGGCACATGGCAGTAGTGCGCAAGAAAGAGCAGCGAATGACAGGAGCGATTGCATGAGCGTAAAAATCACTGGAAAGAGGATTCAACAGCCTGTTGTGCAACGAACAGGACGCTTTGGTATCAGCCGGTGCCGCGTGCGCAGAGCGCGAGGCAGGGGTGTTTCCAGGTAGATGCAAGCGGTGGTGGTGCGGTGGTTGTTGCTTGGTAATCGTTACGATTGCTGGGTATTCTTCAAACCGGTGGAGCGGGCCACGGTATTTTTGCGGGCTTGCCCAAAGATGTTGTGTTTTGCGATCTCTTTTTTCACCACAATGGCAATGCAGGCCGTGGTGAAATGGTCCAGCGTGAAATGGGGGTGCGGATCACAGTTCAGGGGTGATCGCTGCAGTGCCCGTAACAGCTGGTATTGCGGCTTCCAAATTTCCTCCTGGCGGCGCGGGGTACGTTGATCGCGCAGAAGCAGCTCGGTATGCAAATAGGTAAAAATCAGTTTTTCCGCGTTGTCGAAGGTGAAGGCCAGTGAAATGTACGCGCTGATCAGGTCTGTCGCGCTGAACTGGGGAGCATAGTTGTCGGCATCCAGGTAGAGCGCTTTCACACACTGGAATTCCTCATGGAACACGCGTGTCGCCACGGTTTGCCTGGGATCGTCCATCTGCGCGTGTCTGGTATTCGTGCATGGCGGAGTAAAACTCGGCGGCGAAGGCGGATGTGGCGTAGACATGTTCTCTGGGTGCGAAAAGTGATCCATGAATAGGATCGTAAGCGTGGCCGAGTGCATCGTGTCGCCAACAAAATGCGGATTTCTATTAGCATTTCGTTTTGTTGGACGCTACTTCTACTTCAGGTGTACGTCGGCCTGCCTCAGGTTGCAATAAAGCCGCTTCCCCGTATTGGTAGGGGTCTGTGTTCAGCGTCGTCAAGGTTGGACCACGAGATTCCTGGCGATGATGAAGGAGGGCCAGGGATGGGGTAGCTCCTGTTCCAGATGCGTTTGGTTCCAGATGTCGGTGTATTTTTTCGTCAAGATGCGTCTGATGTTCGATAAGAAGACTGTCGTCACCTCCTGCTCGAATGCCCCAGTTTGGCTTGCCAATGCTGCGCCTTGTGCCGCCGGTTGGAGATTGACGGTAGTTGTGGAGTGAGGTAGGGCTTCAGGCGGGGCGGCGCAGGAGAGGGGGAAGTGATCTGCGAGAAAACGGTGTGCCGTTGACGATCCGGCCAAGCACGGATACTGGCAGAGGGCCAGCGTAGGTTTGGGAGACTCGACAAAGTACTTCATCGTCGGATGCGCATGCTGCTGGTTACTGCCTGGTGAGATTGGTACTGTAGCCGCCGCACAAGGGGTCATCCCTGTGGATACTTTTGTATTTGAGGGGAGAATTACCCAGACTGAATGACATGTTGAGATCGTTCGCTCAGATCAGGCGCATCCTGCCAAAGCACGACCCGGGCTGACTGCGTGGTCTCTCCGGCGGGTAAGCGGTGCAAGAGACAAAAAAATACCGGTGCATCAAGCGGAAAGGCAGCGAGGTTCGCCGAACTCGATGAGCTTCTATTCCTAAACGAGAGAATGAGGACACGCAAACTGGTTCCAGGCCAATACGCGTCCTCATCTTCAAATGTGCCAATTTTATTACGCCCCTGGGCCCATGCTGGGGGCAACATCAGCGGTGATGTTTAACCGTTCCTTTCAACTATTTCAACGGCACTTCCACACCAAACATGACTGATTGGGTACGCCCGCTATCGATATTCAGATTGCTGTTGTAGTCCAGAGTCAGTGTCGTGCCGTTCGACAGCAGCAGCTTGACGCCCAGCCCCGCCGTCCAGTTGCCTGTCTGCTGCGGCAGTGTGCGGATCACATACACGGGGCCGTCCGCCGACAGGTCGGCATACGCCAGGCGTGCATCGTCGGCGCCCTGGAACTGGTGGCGGTACTCCAGCCGCGCACGCGGGAACCATGTACCCAGACCGCCGACATAGATGCCCTCGGCCCGCACGCCCAGCGCGCCGATGCGCGAACGTACGGTTTGCTTGAAGTAGCTCAGGGCATTGATGCCCGCCGCCGTCTCCGTGTACGGATCGAGCTTGGCAGACATCAGTTCCACGCGGCCGTATGGCGACCACATCCAGGTTTCCTGGCGCATCTCCATGCCGCCCACCAACGCGCCGAACACCTGCTTGCCGTCGCGTTCGCCGGTGGCAAAACCGCTGCCATCGGTCAGGTAACGCGACGCATCGTATTGCAAGGTGCCGTAGCCGAGCACGCCATCGACAAAGACACCCTTGCTCGGGCGCAGGCTGCCATACACGGCCGCCACGGCGCTATCGGCCGTGCTGCGGCTGCCGTGCTGGCCCACGTCGCTGCGGTCATGGCTGAAACCGGCACCCACGCCCAAGGTCGCCAAGTCGCTGAGGCGGTAATCGCCGCCCACGCTCACGCCATTGGTGCGGAAGCGGAAGCCCGTTTCGCGGCCATTCACATAGTGCTGGCCGAAGTCGACCGCGCCACCAAGCCAAAGGGACAGCGCCCGTTTCTGCGCATCCGGTTTTTGCGGCATGTCCGGCAAGGCGGCGGAGTCCGCCCCGATGCCGCTTCCTGCTGCACCTGGCTGCTGCTTGTCCGTTTGCAGGATGGTGCGATGCTCTTGTTTACGGGGATTCCTGCCGAAAGCACGGTCCGCTTCCTGCTCCTGCCAGCGCGCCAGCGCCGCCGTCGGATTGCCGCTGTCGTTCGGCGGCGTCAGGCTCAGGCCAAAGCTTGACCTTCCCCAGCCGTCTCCATGCAGGCTTTCCAGGCGCTGCGTGAAGTTCGACAGCTGCGCGCTGGCGAATCGCCGCGCCGCATCGGCTTGCGCCGCCTGCAGGCCGATCACTTCCGGATCGAGCGACGGATCGCGCCGCGCCGTTACGGTCACATTGACCACGCCCGGCTTCGACGTGGCATAGGCATTGCTCAGGGTGTAGCTGACGACGGCCGCGCCGGCAAACTTGCCCGACGCCGCAAAGCTCAGCTGGTACGACGGCTTGCCGGCCGTGCCGACATCGCGCACCACAGCCTTGCCCGCTTCCGCCGGCGTGACGCTGAGCACATTGGCCGCCGTGAACGGACCACCCGTGGCGCCCGCCGCCAGGTCGATATTGACCGTCAGACCGGCCACCACCGTAGCACTCTGGCTGGCCACCTGCGGCATCGGATTGACGCTGATCGTCGACTTCACCGGAAGCGACGTGCCGAACACGTTCGACAAGGTATAGCCGATGCTGATGTCGCCGCTGGTGTCGATACCCGGCGTGTAAAGGATATCCATGCCGCTGACTGCTGCCGTGCCGCTGGCCGGCTGCGTGGTGATGGACACCGCCGTGAACGGGCCACCAGTGGCGCCTTCCGTTACATGCAGGGTCACCGGCGTACCGGCCAATACCGTCGCCGTCTTGGCGACGGGCACGGGCACTGGTTGCGGCGCCACCGTCACGCTGACCGTGGCGGGTGCCGATGTGCCGCCCGGGCCCGTGACCGTGTAGCTGAAGGCGTCAGGGCCAAAGTAGTCGGCATTCGGCACATACGTCACCTTGAAACTCGCGCCTACGGCACGCGCAATGCGCGCCAATGCCCCCGTCGACACCACCGTGACGCGCCCGTGCTTCGGCGGCGTGACGATGGTGACGTCCGTGATCGGACTGCCATCGGTGGAAGCGATGTTCAGACTCACTTGCTGGTTGGCTGCGGTGGCGGTCGCGTCATTGGCAACGGCCGGCGGTGCCTGACCGATCAGCAGTGTCAACGACTGCCGCACGGCGAACTGATGCACATCCGTGGCTTGTATGCTGAATGGGAAACTGCCCGCCGCTGTCGGCGTGCCACTGACGATGCCGGTTGCGGCATCGAGCGCCAGGCCAGCGGGCAAGGCGCCGCTGCTTACAGCATACGCATACGGCGCGACACCGCCGGCCGCCGTGAACTGCTGGCGATAGGCGTCACCTGCACGGATGCTGCCCAGGCTGGACGGCGTGAGCGTCAAGGTTGGTGCGGCCACCGCCAGCGTGTAGTTTTTGCTGACGCTGAACGGTGCCCCAAGGCCTGTGCTGCTATCCGTGACCTTGATGCTGAACGAGAAACTACCGGCCACGTTCGTCGTGCCGGACAGCGCTCCGGTGAGCATGTCGAGTACCAGACCGGGCGGCAAATTGCCGCTCACCTCAAAATGGTAGGGCGTGGTGCCCCCCGTCGCAGTCAGGCTCGCGCCATAGACACTTTCCGCTGTTGGATTGGGCAAGCTGGCCTGCTCCAGGCTAATGGTCGCCGATGCCACGCCAAGCGTATACGTGCGGCTACCGGTAAAACCA comes from Janthinobacterium sp. 64 and encodes:
- a CDS encoding TraB/VirB10 family protein, with the protein product MRIMPALKSFTARLTPRQQQYLAAVSIVTACIGVLWAVLAYSESGSPAKQLPKATDKRTTVNVDSPNMMVPGQISPEDQWVGNAGKKLAQYDSDKETQDKINSDRKAVEAALLKRLADLEVKTAATAEQSPPPAPPAPITPPIPQPSAPGPLQYPPGTPPGGNAPPGPPATDVASGNTGAMRPSEPPETHAPMIRVSLSAESDTSGSTGSTGEIGANGRKTANTLDDFLPVGILPGELLGGIDAPTGGQAQSNPLPALIKISAAAILPNQFRADVKECFVVASGYGDISSERAYLRTDVLSCIRYDRSVVEVKIEGNIFGEDGNLGLRGTLVSKQGQLLANSLRAGIVSGIGQGFAQGNSSFTTSPFGTLSTTTGGTGDQFRRGIGSGMGSALNNLANYYIRLAEQTFPVIEVHAGRKVDVVLTRGVRIPARPMSRSDADQQDRIGLAEGNRGNSNEDAD
- a CDS encoding type-F conjugative transfer system secretin TraK produces the protein MENRIRPLAWLLLGLVELPAWAVQTREARDGATIEAVIAAHEPTRIRIEGGKIIDVVGNIYSSSNCAPKPADASLPVAPGTGAAVNPGGQLTLACDLAKGEIYIQPVGTSAKAINLFVSSATATYTLRLNRAEVPADTIVISDKSARRQVKAANATGPAPARSATFIRSLKSMLMFMASEQVPDDVRMEERDEARLLWAEADMKLIRQFEGRGLIGETYALKNITGAPLVLAEQEFDRDDGDVLAVAIDNLNLRPNESTRVYVIRAEE
- the traE gene encoding type IV conjugative transfer system protein TraE, which encodes MKLETYQDDLGALRRRVFDQRLAIGILSVCLMLALTIIVRIAGTERTVIVPPAINKTFWIEDGKASNDYLVQMSGYIAYLMLDVTPKSIEWKKDMLLSWCLPENAGSIKTRQDLEAARLKKLNASTYFQMQQLVPDEETQSVTMTGYLKTQVNGANTSDSLKTYRADFVFRGARVHLKDFKELNDGKPDTATGVAAAGAR
- the traL gene encoding type IV conjugative transfer system protein TraL; translation: MQADTYIPRRLDDQWKIGLWDFDVAFPVLLSVFVGYLASSKLGFFLAVCAGVAVSRWLSRKKADKHPAFVLHWAYWYLPVSPLTSMRATPPSHIRKMVG
- a CDS encoding OmpA family protein; this encodes MQHIAQLHYGTQALYGLCIAPACPARTPKTLARQEARLGVLAQTTIAADAAQTSAAAPVETGAESDTGLFDAAELSVYFAPGSSRLDSAARHALQRFLTLVKPGSRMHIAGRTDNTGTPALNDAIAHQRAATVERYLRRHLHVTAVQFEVESGGACCYATANATEGGRQNNRRVELSLIADPPRQAQR
- a CDS encoding lytic transglycosylase domain-containing protein is translated as MQSLLSFAALSCALLPCAAHACWDDAGRQYSISPALLFSVAQAESSLNPRAVNRTHFHVTHTVDIGYMGINTNSTMLKNLGLSEDDLYNPCKNIHAGARILREKFQRFNVTWEAIGAYNASCVKLAPAACQEARKRYAWRVYGFLTNTKAPPVRRSPPAAKRNTLNNARSEPVVPVPAALVSVSLS